One part of the Glycine max cultivar Williams 82 chromosome 14, Glycine_max_v4.0, whole genome shotgun sequence genome encodes these proteins:
- the LOC100789051 gene encoding rop guanine nucleotide exchange factor 2: MKHGASQAVISMLGVKQHRHSVDEKSDDLDLLETELDMMRERFSKLLLGEDMSGVGKGVCTAVTISNSITNLYDNFFNTTAFGQNLKLEPLKPEKKAMWRREMNCLLSVCDYILEFSPTAQYLEDGTIVEMMTSKPRSDIYINLPALQKLDTMLIEILDSFQDTKFWYAEQGTISRNSTRSRGGSFRRIVQRKDEKWWLPVPCVHLGGLIDKSRKHLNEKRDCANQIHKAAMAINSSALAEMDIPETYMSNLPKSGRTSLGDTIYRYMYFADKFSPDHLLDCLKISSEHEALELADKVESSMFTWRRKACLSHSKTSWNKVKDLMADTDQSEKICISCFLLPEQFQHSAAEFSSQDSAAVNSADCRKVEIADSAAATASNPCYDNSEKGYSLACAVPPQDETPDEVTGVRANATGHSEVTVDMWFKRNREAGAQARVFMN, encoded by the exons ATGAAACATGGAGCTAGTCAAGCTGTTATTTCAATGTTAGGAGTGAAGCAGCACAGACACTCGGTGGATGAGAAATCTGATGACCTTGACCTCTTAGAGACAG AACTTGATATGATGAGGGAAAGATTTTCAAAGCTTCTATTGGGGGAAGACATGTCTGGTGTTGGGAAAGGTGTCTGCACTGCAGTtacaatatcaaattcaattaCCAATCTCtacgataatttttttaata CAACTGCTTTTggacaaaatttaaagttgGAGCCTCTGAAGCCTGAGAAGAAGGCTATGTGGAGAAGAGAAATGAATTGTCTTCTATCTGTGTGTGATTACATACTAGAATTTTCCCCAACTGCACAATATTTAGAAGATGGCACAATTGTGGAG ATGATGACAAGTAAGCCAAGATCAGATATTTACATCAACCTCCCAGCTTTGCAGAAGCTTGACACAATGCTCATA gAAATATTGGATAGTTTCCAGGATACTAAATTTTGGTACGCGGAGCAAGGGACCATATCAAGGAATTCAACTCGATCACGAGGAGGCTCATTTCGAAGGATTGTTCAGAGGAAAGATGAGAAGTGGTGGCTGCCGGTTCCTTGTGTTCACCTTGGGGGCCTTATTGATAAGTCAAGGAAGCACTTGAATGAGAAAAGAGATTGTGCTAATCAAATTCATAAAGCTGCAATGGCTATAAATAGCAGTGCTCTTGCAGAGATGGATATCCCAGAAACATATATGTCTAATCTTCCCAAG AGTGGAAGAACAAGTCTAGGGGACACAATTTACCGCTATATGTATTTTGCAGACAAGTTCTCACCTGATCACCTTCTTGACTGTCTCAAAATAAGTTCTGAACATGAAGCACTTGAGCTGGCAGATAAGGTTGAATCTTCAATGTTCACTTGGAGGCGAAAAGCTTGTCTGAGCCATTCAAAAACATCATGGAACAAAGTTAAGGATCTCATGGCTGACACTGACCAAAGTGAAAAAATCTGCATCTcatgttttct TTTACCTGAACAATTTCAGCATTCAGCAGCAGAATTCAGCAGTCAAGATTCAGCAGCAGTAAATTCAGCAGATTGCAGAAAAGTGGAAATTGCAGATTCAGCAGCAGCCACTGCCTCTAAT CCGTGTTATGACAACTCTGAAAAGGGGTACTCACTGGCTTGCGCGGTGCCGCCACAAGACGAGACGCCGGACGAGGTCACGGGGGTGCGGGCAAATGCCACAGGTCACAGCGAGGTCACGGTAGACATGTGGTTTAAGAGAAACAGGGAAGCAGGAGCTCAAGCGAGAGTGTTCATGAATTAG
- the LOC100790116 gene encoding exosome complex exonuclease RRP46 homolog: METDRPDSQTPNQLRPLACSCSCSILHRSHGSASWAQRETKVLAAVYGPKAGTKKNENPKKASIKVIWKPKTGQIGKVEKEYEMILKRTLESICIRTIYPNTTTLVIVQIVHDDGVLLPCAINAACVALVDARIPLKHLVVAICCSITDSGCIILDPTKDQEEKMKAFINLVFPNTIVSVLPEGSLQEGSETMAHGIMTSITQGAMSGLGGFVACRALSQRNTDPTKASRPWDIAIL; encoded by the exons ATGGAGACTGACAGACCTGACAGCCAGACTCCCAATCAACTGAGACCCCTGGCCTGCTCCTGCTCCTGCTCCATCCTACATCGATCCCATGGCTCGGCCAGTTGGGCTCAACGTGAAACTAAAGTGCTTGCTGCAGTTTACGGGCCCAAAGCTGGAACCAAGAAGAACGAAAACCCCAAAAAAGCATCCATTAAAGTTATTTGGAAACCGAAGACTGGACAAATTG GAAAAGTGGAGAAGGAGTATGAGATGATATTGAAAAGAACTTTGGAAAGCATCTGCATTCGAACAATATATCCCAACACCACCACTTTGGTTATAGTCCAG ATTGTCCACGATGATGGTGTT CTTCTTCCATGTGCAATAAATGCAGCATGCGTTGCACTTGTGGATGCGAGAATTCCCCTAAAACATCTTGTTG TAGCAATATGTTGTTCTATAACAGACAGTGGTTGTATTATATTGGACCCAACCAAAGATCAAGAGGAG AAAATGAAAGCATTCATCAATTTAGTTTTTCCAAATACAATTGTTTCTGTCCTCCCAGAGGGATCACTACAGGAGGGTAGTGAGACTATGGCACATGGAATCATGACATCTATTACACAGGGTGCTATGTCAG GTTTGGGAGGGTTTGTGGCATGCAGAGCACTCTCACAAAGGAATACTGATCCTACCAAAGCTTCACGCCCTTGGGACATTGCAATACTATAG